The Patescibacteria group bacterium sequence TCAACTTAATTAAATTCAAAATTATGAAAGAATGGGGGGTAATATAGAGTTCTTTTGGAGTAACCTGTCTTGTTACTACAAGCTTAAAAATTCTCACTACCTCTTTTTTTAGAATAACAACCTCTCTTTTTAGAATAATAATCTTTCTTTTTAGAGTAACAAAAAAACGATAAGTTACAATAGTTAAAAGTATAGGCAAATACAAAACCCAAATAGTAACAGAAACCAAAAAAACAATGAGTGTAATTATTGTATAATTATCATCAAACTTAAATATTCCTATAAGAGGTAGAAAAAATAAAAGAAAATACGCTAAAAATGTATATTTAAAAATAGATGCAAGACCCCAAATTCCCCAGCAATTTTTATTGAAGTAATCACTATATTTTTTCCAAAGTACCAATGCCCATTTGTAAAATTTTGCAAATTGTATATTTTCCTGCATATTGTATTTTCCTATACATTTGTATTTATAAATCATGTTTTAATTCACAAATACTACAATACGCACATGCACCATAACTATCAAAATTTTACCCTCAATTATTTTCCATAAATCTTGTCTTCAATCTAATTGTCATCTAGTCGTAGGGATGGCATTTAATATCAAAGCTCAAACTGTACTGATAAAAGCTACTGGCTTTATAAACCGATAATGCACAAAATAGCAAAGATCTAAAGCATTAAAATCATTTTTCCCAAAATTCATTCGTAAATCTTTATCTGATATTTTAATATCAATATAGCTCACTTTTTTTAGCACTGCAAACCTTGTAATCAAACACAATCAGCCTTTCCATTAAATAAAATCAAATACTACAGTGAAAATAAGAAAATTAATAAATTTATTTTGCATTGAATGTCTGTAAAAGTATTTCGCCATTTATACATATAAATGTGCATGTAGGTAATTAGAGTCAATTTCTTCCTGATGGATTAAATAACAAGTAGTCCATTTTTACGATGTAGTCAATTTTTTTAGTCGAATATTTCTATCATCTTTATTATTTATTTTAAATTATTTACTAAAGAATGGAAAAGGATGTGATTTTTATGCCAGCGAAGATCACATACTATCAATATAAAAATTGATTGATTTTTTCAGCAAAATCAACAAAATTATCAAACCAATATTTCTTCTGTGGTTCGGGCACCGGAGCAATTCCGCCGCGAGCAGGCATAAGCAATAACTTTACATTAATGGTAAATCCATTGTATAAAAAATCTCTGCTTTGTTTTTGTCCATTCTCTTCAATTTCAAATATTCTTGAATACCCATCAATCTTTCTGTAGCCGTCAGAGTGTTCTGTCCCTTTCGGATCAACGAACAAAATTAGATATCGTTTGCATTTTTGCGCCCAAAAGATAAAGTCTGGTTTGAAATTTGACATCTTTTTAGGCTCCTTCGGGTTATAATAAGGAATGAAAACTTCGTCCAGTGTTTGGTCAAGTTTTGAAAACATCCACCAATCAAATTGTGAAAAAATGTTTTTCGGTTGAGTAAGATATTCTTCCAGTTGCTCGATAAATCTTACCTCGCTATCAACATTAATAATATGATTAAGATAATCAATTTTCTCGTCTTCTGAAAGTATCACTGGAATATAGTAATGATTAGCCAGATACCTAATTTTTATTTTTTTGCCGTTAACTTCATATTTTCCAGCTTCTTCAAATAACTTCAGTTGTTTACCATACTCTTCAGGAGGAATTTTTCCATAATTCTTGTCTAATTCTTTTTTCTTTTCAGGATAGTACCTTATAAAATCAATCTTTTTTCTGATTTCCTCATATTTGTCGCCATCACTAAGCCTAATCATTTTAAAATGAACGATTTCATTTTCTAATTCTTTAAACTTATCCAACTCTTTGCTCTTAATTCCCAGATAATCAAGAATTCGCCCAAGAATTAACTCCGGCTCAAAGAGTGAGTTTCTCTCGCTAAAATCGTAGTATCGCTCTATTTCCGCAAAACTTTCTCTTGCTTTCTTTAAAACTTTCACTTCGCAATCGTATTTCGCTACAGCGACTTTATCGTCCAAAAATTCGTAGAAACGTGAAGTTATATCTAAATCTTCAGGGCTGACAGGGTATTTTTGTATATCTTTTTCCTCGGCAAAATTCTCTCAGCGGTTTTATAAACCGGCACCAAGAGAAGATGTTTTTGCGCTTCGGGATTTAATATAAACGCTTCGCCCAAACTCTTGTCTTGTTTTTCTTCTTTTAGTGTTTTGATTATTTCTTTCAGGTTTTCGGCATTAGTGCCAAAAACAATTAAGCTTTCAATTGGCAGAATCAAATCCTTAACTTTCTCAAATAATTGTTCATTTATAACTTTAGCGTTTAGCAAATTTTGGAATCGCTTTCTTTGATATTTCAGCGGCTCTATTCGGACACCTCTGCCAACTGACTGCAAAACAAATTTTTCAAAACTGCTAATTTTTTCTTTGTTATTGATTCCTTTCCTGTCTTGTATGCGAAAACAGTCATATTATCCAAGCAATATTTGTTAGAGTAATTGGTGTGTATAAAAAATTGATTTTTAGGCTTCAAGATTGTTTTAACAAAATCTCAGCAAGTCATCTTTGGAGGTATAGCAAAAAAGTCTCTTGCATTACGTGTATTTACTAGTGAGCCCAGAGGGATTCGAACCCCCAACCAATGCCTTAAGAGGGCACTGCTCTACCGTTGAGCTATGGGCCCAAAAAAATTATTTTTTGTACGCCCGAAGGGAATCGAACCCCCAACCTGATGGTCCGAAGCCATCCGCTCTATCCGTTGAGCTACGGGCGCACGCTACAACTGCATTTTAACAAACTGCCTAATTTAATTCAATGAAAGTACGTTTTGATCTAAAAAGATATTTTTGGAAAACATAAATATATTTGTTACAATATAAACATCAATTAACACGCGACTCACTACACATGGAAAAAATTAAAAAAATAATTAAAAATCTAAGATATTCATACAGATCACTACCATCCAAAAAACAATATATTGAATTCTTTACAGCGCTTCTTACTATTCCAGTGCTACTCACTGTTATCATCCTCAACTTGTCAAATTTAAAAAATTCTAATAAACCTCCATCATCTCAAGCAAAGGAAGAAAGTAAACCAATTATTGTTACCGTACCTGTTGAAAAAAACAGACAAGTTAGCGAAGAAAAACCTTCACCTACACAAGAAATATGTAAAAAAGAAATTGGTCCAGTGAACATTGTTTCACCAGAAGAGAACGAAACTGTAACTGACAATCCCGTGATTATTTCAGTTGATTATGATCAAGATACGTACTGTGCAATTGTCTGGGCGTATCGAGTGAACAATGGAAGATATTCTGAATATGACAACAAATCTATAGCTCTTTATAACCCTCCAAAAGGAAAGATTACTGTTGACCTCAAAATAAAAAGTGTCGTAACTGGTGAGGAAAAGATTTTAACAAGAAACTTTTACTATGCTTCAGAATCATCAAATTCCGACCAGTCAATCACACCTACAGCTTCTCCTTCAGCGAGATAAAGTTACTTACATGAAGAATAAGTCATTAACATTATTAAAATTTTTATTGGGATGGCCATTCTCAATCGTTGCCCTTTTTTTTATCTTCAAAACATTTCTACCTAAACTCAATGAAGTACAGTCACATATTTCACAGATTAATATCTTTCTTCTAACTTTAGGACTTCTTTTATTTGTTGGATATTATTACCTACGAAGCTTTCTCTGGTACAAAATACTTGTATTTTTTGGATATCAGTTGGATGTCAGACACTCTCTTTTTCTTTGGTCCTCTGCTCAGCTAAGACGCTATATACCAGGAAATATTTGGGGATTTTTGAGTGTCACACTTGGATTTGAGGCAAAAAACGTAAAAAAACGAGATGTTGCCAAAGCAATCCTCATTGAATCAGAACTTGTTGTCTTGACAGCACTCTTGCTTTCACTTTTAGCTCTTAAGTTTTTTTTGGCAAAAATTTTTACATTTAATATTACAGATGAAAATTTTTACAGGCTGATTTTGATTGGACTAGGTATTATTATTGTTGGATACGTGTTAAGCCCTATTATAATCAAAAAAATTCATCACAAATATCTTGCAAAACTACAATATCTTTTACCACCATTTACATATGACAAAACACTTTTTCTTTTCTTAATTATGCTTGTGTCTTATTTGTTATTAGGAGCTGGTTACTATTTCACATTAAGCTCAGTTATTCCTCTCCCTCCATCAGATTTTTTTGTTCTTATTGGTATTTTTATTAGTAGTCTTTTAATCGGATATCTTTCATTAATTACTCCAACAGGATTAGGTGTTAGAGAGGGAGCAATAGCATTTAGTCTATCTTATTTTGTTTCATTGCCATTAGCTGGATTTGCAGCTCTATTTGGAAGAATTATTCTAGTTTTTGCTGAGTTAGTTTTTGTTGGGATATCTTTTATCCTAGCTAAAACAAAAAATGACCGAATTCTAAACACACTAAAGTTTATAACTAAATATCCGTATGAAATAAGTCTTTCTTTACTATTTGCCGCCTATACAGTATATTTTTCGACAATAAGCATCTTACGTTATGAGCATTATTACACTGGACGGTTTGATCTTGGCAATATGGCACAAACAGTCTGGAATACTCTACATGGAAGAGTTTTTGAGTTCACCAATCCCGATGGCACAGAAATAGTATCCCGACTTGCATTTCATGCTGATTTTTTGCTTATTCTTTTAACACCATTCTATCTGATCTGGGAAGATCCTCGCATGCTTCTTCTAATACAAACAATTGTTGTTGCTGCAGGCGCATTTTTTGTATATGCAATTGCCAACAAAATTCTTAATAATAAAGCACTAGCATTGACATTTGCTTTTATTTATTTAATTAACCCAAGTGTCCAAAGAGCCACTATCTATGATTTTCATGCAGTTACATTAGCAACAACATTTCTTCTTGGTGCATTTTATTTCTTGTATAAAAAACAATATGTTTTCTTTATTCTTTTTGCCTTCCTTGCTGGAATAACTAAAGAGCAAATTTGGGCAATTATCGCTCTTTTTGGTTTATACATATTTCTAATTCAGAAAGAAAAAAAACTTGGTATTGCTGTTTTTTTTATCTCATCTTTTTTATTTTATTTTCTCATCTGGCACGCAATACCTTCTGCATCAGATGGTAGCCACTTTGCTCTCTCTTATTATTCAGAAGCAGGAGAGATAGATAGCCCCTCACAGCTTTTAAAACAATTACTAATCAATCCTGCTAAAACATATTCTTTATTGACAGATCAATCCCGTATAAACTATCTTCATTCTTTATTTAAACCTCTTGGATACCTCTCCCTATTTTCACCTTTGTATCTTATCTTTGCACTTCCAGATTTAGCTATAAACTTACTTAGTCGAAAACCCCACCTTTATCAAATATACTATCAATATACATCAGCTATCACTCCTTTTCTTTTTATAGCGGCTATATTTACAGTTGCTTTTATTAAGAAAAAATGGCAAATAATACCTAATGCAGTAATTATTGTCTATTCTTTATTATTGAGCATATATAGCGCATACCTTTATGGTCCTTTGCCTGGCAGTAGAGAACCAAATCTTGATATGTTAACCAAACCTTTTGCCAACAAAAAAAATGTAGACGCATTTCTAGCATCGATCCCTGTCACTGCAAGTGTATCCGCAAGTAATAGCATCGGTTCACATCTGGCTCATAGAAGATATTTATATACCCTACCTCAAGGTTGGGACCAGGCAGATTATGTTATATTTAATCTAGATGATCCAAATGCTACACCATCTCTAAATGCACATAAAGCAATGCTAATCGAGCTATTACAAAGAGGCTATATCAAAATTTATGATGATGGAAAGATCTTTGGTTTGAAGAAAAACTCCTTTATCAAATTTTGATATATTAGTAAAAACAACATGTTTACCGTTATTAAAGCAACAGGAGAGAAAGAACCATTCTCAGAAGAAAAAGTACTTAGTTCAATTAAAAGAGCAGGAGTTCCCGATTCATTACAAAAATTTGTGTTAGATAAAGTTAAAAAAAGCCTCTATGACAATATTCCAACATCAGAGATCTATGAAATAATCATCCGCACTCTTTCTGAATCAGAACAACCCTACAGCAGAGCTCGCTATAGCCTTAAACAAGCAATTATGATGCTTGGTCCAACAGGATATCCTTTCGAGGATTTTGTTGCCAAAGTCCTATCTGAGCATGGATACAAAACAAAAACTCGACAAATACTATCAGGTAAATGTGTTACACATGAAGTTGATATTATCGCTGAGAAAAATGGAAAGAGGATAATGGTAGAAGCTAAATTTCATAATAACTCAGGAACACGATCCGATGTACATGTCGCCCTCTATGTAAAAGCAAGATTTGATGATCTAAAAGATAGATATGAATTTAACGAAGGATGGATCGTCACCAATACCAAATCAACTATTGATGCCAATGCATATGCAGAGTGCTCTGGAATGAAAATTATCAGCTGGAATTATCCTCAAGGAGAAAGTCTTCGAGAACTTGTTGAAGCATCGCATCTTCATCCAATTACGATGTTAACAACACTTTCTACATCGCAAAAATTAAAACTTCTAAAGAATAAAATTATCATGTGTCGAGACCTTCTAACTCATAAAAGCTATCTTGAGATGATCGGACTCTCCCCAAAAGAAAAAGAGGACGCGCTGAATGAAATAAAATATATTTGTACTTCACCTTTTGAAAGAGAAAGAATTTAATTCATAGTTACATGAGTTATTGGCAGATTATTGCAATAGCAATTTTTGGACTAATAGCATTTGTCACATTTATTCAATCACTTATCAAGTGTCGAACACATGAAGGGAGAATGGGGAAGCCATATCGGATATGCGAACTTTACGGATCATTTGTTTGGGCAGATCATATAGTATTTGGAGTTTTCTGGAGTATGATAGCTTTTATTTCTCTTTTACTTCAAGATGGAATTTTTTTCCTTCTCACATTATCGCTTTTTTGGTTGGTTAGAAGTATCGGAGAGACAATTTACTGGATTTTACAACAATTTCTTCCAAGAAAAGGGAACGAACCTGACAAATTTTGGATTAATAAGATTGTTCCGGGAGAAGGAGTTTGGTTTATCCACCAGATAATATGGCAATGTATTAGTGTTGTTACACTTCTTACCTCCATTTATTTAACATCTCTTTGGCTTTCTCATTTTTGAAAATACAAAAATCTTACCCTGCTCTTACTATTTATTCATGACACTCTTATCTGTTGAGCTTAATCTAAATATTATAAGAGGAAAGTTATGTTAACTCTTTTATATACATCTTTACAATCACATACGAACAATAATGAAATAGGTTTTTTGCTAAGTATTATATTGTTTATTGTATTAACTTTGTTATTTTTCTTCTTTGGAATCGCATCGCTATCAAGTTCTGAGATTCAACTTGAAGTCAGCTTATCTGAACAAAATAAAAATGTTTCAAAATAATGAAACAAAAATTGCAGAAAGGAGGTGAGATATAATGAACATTATTCTCTGGATTATTTTCGGAGCACTTGCTGGTTGGATAGCATCAATCATTATGGGGACAGATAAACGACAAGGAGCTCTGATGAATATCGTAGTTGGTATTATAGGAGCATTTATAGGAGGATTTTTAATGAGTTTGCTGGGATTTCCGGGAGTAACAGGCTTTAATATTTACAGTCTATTAGTCGCTATCCTTGGAGCTGTTGTACTTGTCTTCTTGGTTGGAACATTTAGAAAAACAGCATAAACATCTCTCTCAAAGAGATAACAGGCTATCTTTGTGATAGCCTGTTCTTATAGTACAATCTTCCTTTGAACGCTAACTGTGAAACAAAGGTAAATATTACAAAGATTACATTCTCCTTAATAGTTTTGATCGTCATAACAATTAGTATCAAGTAGACAGGCAATTTATTGATGTCTAGTTTGATACTCCTCAGCTAATTTTTTACGCTCAAATCTATCCGACATCCAACCATTAGGAACAGTTGTCAGATGAGGTACACCCAGTAAAAATCCATTGCGAATGGTATGATCACCAAAGCGTTCATTAAGAGCATCAACAACCTGCATCAATCTCTCTTTTCGTTTATCCTCATACAAAAGAGGGGAGGGAATATACTGAGAATCTTTTAAATATCCTGCCCATACTCCGATACGTCGTACATATCCTAAAGGTAGCTCTCCTCCTGATTCTCTTCTAATAATACTTAGGGATTCTTTAAAAAGATCAAGACCGCTGTCAATAAATTGTTCTTTTGTTCTTTGGCCAAACAGAGTATAAGATCCAACTAAAGATAGTCCAACACTCCTAGCTTTTTTCTTCAGTTTACGAAGTTTTCTACCTATCTCCTCAGAGAGTTCATAAATATGTTGCAGAATAACACGTCTATTATATTCATTTTGGGGGAGACAGTATTGCCTACCAACAGACTTCACTTCCGCAGTTTTTGTATATGCTCTTACTTGACTTGTATCTTTACCAAGTCCAACGTCTTTAAGAAATTGACCTTCTACCGGACCAAACTCGGCGATAAGAGCCGAAAGGGGAGTACGGCGAAGCTGGTTGAGAGTATAAATTCCCATTTGATTCAATCTAGCCTCAATTCGCGGTCCAATACCACAAATATCCTGCAACTTAGCGATACTATAGACACTCTCAATCTGATCTGATGAGATAACAAAAACACCATTGGGTTTCTTAAGTCCTGATGCGAGTTTGGCAAGCATTTTATTCGGTGCAATCCCTACTGATACTGTAATATACTCTCCAAGCTCTTCTTGAATACGCAGTTTGATTGTCCGCACTAAAGACTCAACTCCTCCATATAAATGGACTGTAAGTGTCGCATCCATAAAAATCTCATCAAGAGAAAATACTTCAATTTCAGGTGAAAAATCACTGCAAAGCGCAATAAATTTCTTACTTACCTCCCAATATTTGCGAAAATCTGCAGGCACAAAAATAATATTAGGACATATTCTCAATGCCTCAAATGTCCTCATCCCTGTATTAATACCTAATCTTTTTGCTTCACGACTGGAAGCTATGATGCATGTTCTACCATTCGTTGCGGTCACACCAATGGGTTTATTGCGCAGAAATGGATTACATTGCTGCTCAACACTAGCAAAAAATGAATCAAAATCAATATGCAAAATAATACGCTGTGACATAGAAAAAA is a genomic window containing:
- a CDS encoding membrane protein, producing the protein MNIILWIIFGALAGWIASIIMGTDKRQGALMNIVVGIIGAFIGGFLMSLLGFPGVTGFNIYSLLVAILGAVVLVFLVGTFRKTA
- the dinB gene encoding DNA polymerase IV, which encodes MSQRIILHIDFDSFFASVEQQCNPFLRNKPIGVTATNGRTCIIASSREAKRLGINTGMRTFEALRICPNIIFVPADFRKYWEVSKKFIALCSDFSPEIEVFSLDEIFMDATLTVHLYGGVESLVRTIKLRIQEELGEYITVSVGIAPNKMLAKLASGLKKPNGVFVISSDQIESVYSIAKLQDICGIGPRIEARLNQMGIYTLNQLRRTPLSALIAEFGPVEGQFLKDVGLGKDTSQVRAYTKTAEVKSVGRQYCLPQNEYNRRVILQHIYELSEEIGRKLRKLKKKARSVGLSLVGSYTLFGQRTKEQFIDSGLDLFKESLSIIRRESGGELPLGYVRRIGVWAGYLKDSQYIPSPLLYEDKRKERLMQVVDALNERFGDHTIRNGFLLGVPHLTTVPNGWMSDRFERKKLAEEYQTRHQ